The following are encoded together in the Raineyella sp. LH-20 genome:
- a CDS encoding Gfo/Idh/MocA family oxidoreductase: MSVATTITDPAVADAPASGTREIGIILNGASGRMGYRQHLVRSILAIRDQGGLERPDGSRITVRPILVGRSEAKLAELADRHGIADYSTDLDAVLADPRWEIYADFLVTKARAAAIRKAIAAGKAIYTEKPTAESLPEALELARLAAAAGVKTGVVHDKLYLPGLQKLRRLIDSGFFGRILSVRGEFGYWVFEGDWQQAQRPSWNYRTEDGGGIITDMFPHWSYVLENLFGRVESVYAQAAVHIPQRWDEQGEPYAATAEDAAYGVFELAGGVVAQINSSWTVRVNRDELVEFQVDGTHGSAVVGLFGAKLQPRTATPKPVWNPDLADEHTYAGDWLEMPSNDLFDNGFKQQWEEYLVSYADGTPYPFDLLAGARGVQLAEAALESHREGRKVVLPALDLA, from the coding sequence ATGTCAGTGGCGACAACAATCACCGATCCTGCAGTGGCCGACGCGCCCGCGTCCGGCACCCGCGAGATCGGCATCATCCTGAACGGTGCCTCGGGGCGCATGGGCTACCGGCAGCACCTTGTTCGATCGATCCTGGCGATCCGCGACCAGGGCGGCCTCGAGCGGCCCGATGGGTCCCGGATCACTGTCCGCCCGATCCTGGTCGGGCGCAGCGAGGCCAAGCTCGCCGAGCTGGCGGACCGGCACGGGATCGCGGACTACTCCACCGACCTGGACGCGGTGCTGGCGGATCCGCGCTGGGAGATCTACGCCGACTTCCTGGTCACCAAGGCCCGCGCCGCCGCGATCCGCAAGGCCATCGCCGCCGGCAAGGCGATCTACACCGAGAAGCCCACCGCGGAGAGCCTCCCCGAGGCGCTCGAACTGGCCCGGCTGGCGGCCGCTGCCGGGGTGAAGACCGGCGTGGTGCACGACAAGCTGTACCTGCCCGGCCTGCAGAAGCTGCGTCGGCTGATCGACTCCGGCTTCTTCGGCCGGATCCTCAGCGTGCGTGGAGAGTTCGGCTACTGGGTGTTCGAGGGCGACTGGCAGCAGGCGCAGCGACCGAGCTGGAACTACCGCACCGAGGACGGCGGCGGCATCATCACCGATATGTTCCCGCACTGGAGCTACGTGCTGGAGAACCTGTTCGGCCGCGTCGAGTCCGTCTATGCCCAGGCTGCCGTACACATCCCGCAGCGCTGGGACGAGCAGGGCGAGCCGTACGCGGCCACCGCCGAGGACGCCGCGTACGGCGTGTTCGAGCTGGCCGGGGGTGTGGTGGCCCAGATCAACTCGAGTTGGACCGTGCGGGTCAACCGGGACGAACTGGTCGAGTTCCAGGTCGACGGGACCCACGGCTCGGCCGTCGTCGGCCTGTTCGGCGCGAAGCTCCAGCCGCGGACCGCGACCCCGAAGCCGGTGTGGAACCCCGATCTGGCCGACGAGCACACCTACGCCGGGGACTGGCTCGAGATGCCGAGCAACGACCTGTTCGACAACGGCTTCAAGCAGCAGTGGGAGGAGTACTTGGTCTCGTACGCCGACGGGACGCCCTACCCGTTCGACCTGCTGGCGGGCGCTCGGGGCGTGCAGTTGGCCGAGGCGGCGCTCGAGTCGCACCGGGAGGGCCGCAAGGTCGTCCTGCCCGCGCTCGACCTCGCCTGA